In the genome of Microtus ochrogaster isolate Prairie Vole_2 chromosome 14 unlocalized genomic scaffold, MicOch1.0 chr14_random_1, whole genome shotgun sequence, the window TTTGCTCATCTTGGATGTACTACAGAAAGACTCTTCTTGCCTAGCGATTGCTGTTTCCCTCTTTAAGGTCTTTTACAAATGGAAACGTTAACTGACCGCCGCCGAGGGTCCTTTTAGTTTTATTCTCCCTGCCATACACTCAACTGAAGCAGGCGGACATCTGAGCTGAAGAAGCGGGTGGAGGGCAAGGAGCAGAGGGTGTCCTGTTGGCTACAGGCTCCTGCTGACTGCTGGCGAGCTGGTCCGGGTTAACACCAACGCAAGGGTCAGCGCCCTCTGAGTTGGGGGCCTCAGGCAGAGCCGCGACGACTCCTCCTTTGCTTGACCAGAGACCCAGCAGTGCCGTTTCCCCCAGGGAACCACCTAGTTTGTCGCGATCCATTGGTTGTTGCTCTGCCTAGCGTAGCTCTGGCTCCTCGGAGTGGGGCTCCACGCAGACGAAACTCAGCAGGCTAGAGGAGAAGCCcagacctggggctggagaagggaTGAGGGGCTgggaggcggggtggggggatTTCCTCCCGCGCTCCCCTCTCCAACGGGAGCGGAAAATGTGATTTGCTGTGCATTCCAGGCGCGGTTCCCTGGGGTGACCTCTCCCACCCAGTCGGGAGGGGGAAGTAGACAAAGAGGCGAGGCGGGCGGAGAGGGGACCCCGCAGGGAAGCAGGAGGGGTACAGTGGGCGGGGGCAGTACCGGGAAAGGGGGCGGATAGCGGGTCCCGCGGTGGCAACGGTGCCTGACCAATGGAGAGAGGCGGCCCCGGGCGCCGCGCTTAGCCGGCAGCATTTAAACAGGAGATCCGGAGATGCCCGACACTCGGTGCGCCCTACGCGGACCTGGAAACCCAGCTCACTGCGGTAGCATCACTCTCCATCGTTCCTCCCGCACCGAGCAGAAGTGGCTCGGGCCGTGATCGCACGCAGGGCCACGAGTCCACAGAGAAGGACCTGGAGACCCACAGCACTGACAGGTGAGCGGGTTGGTACGNNNNNNNNNNNNNNNNNNNNNNNNNNNNNNNNNNNNNNNNNNNNNNNNNNNNNNNNNNNNNNNNNNNNNNNNNNNNNNNNNNNNNNNNNNNNNNNNNNNNCGCGCGCTTATGCGTGCTCTAGTACCTAGGCTAGTCAAGGGATCCCCAGGGTCCCTACCACTCCAAGTCCCTCTCAGTTGTGGCATAGTCCCTTGGTGCACCAAAATCCTGGAGTTCCCTGGGGTGCGCCTGGAAGAATTCGAGCCTGGTGCTTTCTGTAGCGGAGGTAGATGCGTGGTGATTTCGCTGCTCTAgatctgcgggggggggggggggggagtagggagaggagggagatgtCAAGAGAGTGTATCCCGTTTCTACTTGTCCAGCAAACCCGTCTGGGTGCTTGAAGCACAGAGCCCACGGGATTCGCCAGCCAGGATAACGCACAGCGTTGCCCCGGTCTGAACCCGGGAGCAGAAACCGACCTTGCTACAAGTTGCAACCGGAGATAGTGTCGAGGATGGAGTGCGGGGCTAGGTCTGGGGTGTGTGTAGGGGCGGCGGTCCCAGAGTACTGAGTGGTAACTGCTGCGGACTTGAGAATTGGTGGCATGTGCGTTTATGGGTATGGCAGATGTGATGGAGAGTTATAGGTAAGGCAGAATCCGCCACACTTAGCAACCTCGAAGAGTCGGGAGTCCGGTATCTCCTCGTAGCTAGAGCGCATTGCTGCCTGCGGTGCTCCTGCGGCACGCGCCACACACTTGTGCTAGCGGTGCGCAGGCCTGCGGGTGGCTGTCTGTTCTGAGCCTCTTGGGTTCCATGCTCTCATCCGTCTTCTGCAGACGAGCAGGCGCCGGGCAGCCACCACCGGCTGGTTCCCACTTCCGCGGATGCCGGCTGATCGGTACCCGACAGGCACTCGTCTCGCCTCGCTGCACCTCGCTAGCAACTCCGCTCTAATATCCACATCGCATCTGCTCCTTGCCGGCTCCTAAACCATTTAAGTGAACCCTCTCTAGATAGAGTGGAAGGCTAGAGCGAAGAGGACATCGATGTGGCTGTCATCTCCCAGGTCCTAGTTATTTGCAGAATTCTAGTTTGGAAAGAATAAACTCGCTACAGCTCTGGACTGGCTGTTTGCCCCCTGGCACGCTTCAGCTTAGTATTTTCCTATGCCCGGCTCAAGCGACGATCCGCCAGCGAGGCTGGCGAGGACGTGAGGTGATCACCCTTTTCTGGGAATACCTTTCTAAGAGCCTAGAGTGGTTTGCTGGTCTAGCTCAACagccctcttctctttctcagccGAATCCAAATTCCTACTCTTTGATGGAGAAATATAGCCTAGAAGTGAGGGGTTAAAATCTTCTCCCGACTGTTGGAGGGCAGAATGACGACCATCAGTAGGTAATTGGATCTCTTGGTGGAAAGAGCAAACCCAAGCGGTGCGCACGTCTGTTTATGTTCCCTTGAGATGGTGCCAGGATACGAACTGATTAAAACAATCTATTGTGTTCAATGGGTCACCAGGGCTTTAAGCTGTCCCTGCGACTCCAGAGTGGTGGTTTCCTTCTGACTGCTCTTACAAGTTAAATAAATAGCGTAGAAGAGGTTAAGATAACCTCATCCCAGGGTGAGGAGTCTTCTTTCACCCCAtggctgccctccctcccccctttttctttttgggacAAGGCAGACAGCACAGGGGACTTGGGAGTATGGGCTTTTCAAAGCAAAGAGGGAAAGGatcttaaaaaaacaagatcCTGCCCCAGTACCATCCCAACCAAGTGTACAGATGTAGGTGCTTCCATTATTCTCATCGGATACGCTGTACAGTTGGATTTGTTAGATTTTACCAATTATTtaagggttttgtgtgtgtgtgtgtgtgtgtgtgtgtgtgtgtgtgtgtttaacccCTAGGTCACTGTAGGAATTAGAGTCTTTTGTAAACTTTGTAATTTCACagctttcccattttctttaaagttcACTTTGAGTGAAATGTTTTGGTAACCTACAATCTGTAGGAAATCCAGGTTGGCTAATGTGGCTTTCACGCCAGTGCTTGtacagagaagaacagaaacatTAAGTCCTCAGATCTCTCAGTGTCCACCTCCTGCCCTTCTAAACTGAAGTTCTTGGTGACctcagtcttaatttgtacagtATCCAAAGTGATAGAATACAAAGAAACCCCACACCCAAACTTCTCCCCCAAGAAGTGCTTGGTGGCAGCACAGCTCTGGAGTATGTTCCAAAATACAAAGCCAGAGATGCACAGGGAAACTCTTTTATgtaaagggaagaggagagaggcagtTAGGAGCAGTGACTGCAGATTTCACTGAAGGCATTGACCAGGCAAGGGCTACCAGCCCATGTCTTACATCTGCAAAGAATTTCCTTTAGTTTTAACATATGTTCTTAGAAAAGCAAAGTGCAACAGGAATTCCTGTGACAAGAGAAGTCCTTTCCTTCGCATGCAAATGTGAAGATACAAAATAGATAATTATTAGATTTACAATATTCTTCAAAAATTATTGCATTAGAAAGCAAATCCACATGTTCCTTGTTAAATGTACTGTGCTGGATGTCATTGGCAAAGTGACTAAGGACATGTTTGGTGTTAGACAGAACTGGGCTCACATCCTGCCTATCCACTTTATAAACTATGTGACCTTGGATGGATTCCTGGTTAATAACAGGAAGACATTATTATATACCTCATATTTTATTGTGACATTACATGGACAGTATTTGCATAATGCTTGACATAGTAAGGGCTCAAAAATGAGAGGTACCTTTTTATTAGTGGCTGTGTTGGGCAGGAGAGACCAGAGGGTGATTTTGAATTTAAGCTCAAATCCCACTTTCTACTTACATAGCTTCTGTTGCAAAATGAACCATATCACCCAGCCAACATTCACTTCCTGTTGATACAAATATTGCATACAATCATTAACTTCACTAAAACATACATTTTCCAGGGAACTACAGAAGATATTTAACCACCAGGTGTCTCCTTCCCATTCTGTGTCGTGTTAGGTTCCAGCCTGACTTAACCCGAATAGGCGggttatagttaagagattgcaacatgcaggaaataaaatttatgatgTGTGCTAATCATTAATTTTTCTTATCTCCTTGCTGTAACTTGTCTGAGAAATAAATCAACCTTTATTCTTATTAAGGAATTCTCCAGTTAATTTCTAAAGGctgattctaaaatttaaattaaagatcTAACTAAAGCTAACCTTTATTCTTCCTAAAGATTAAGGcccaagggaaaaagaaaggaattttgcTACAATCCAGCTAGCCCATCAGGCCTTTGCAGTCAATTCCAATGTGTTCTATGCGGGGAGAGTGAGCTGATGTCATTCTTGTTGCCCATCTTTCTAAGGGTTGGTCAGCAGCAACCATGGACTAGTTCAGGTACAGGGATCTGAAGTTCACTGTAATTCCTACCAGAAACCACATTTAACTCACTGAGCAGGTTGCTTGGTTAATGTGAGCGACACAATGAGAAATACGCTGAAAGGAACTGGCTCTAGGTTTCCTAGATACACCGAGAACACTGGAAACAAGTCATCCGTTCTGGCTCTAGGTTTCCTAGATACACCGAGAACACTGGAAACAAGTCATCCGTTCTGGCTCTAGGTTTCCTAGATACACCGAGAACACTGGAAACAAGTCATCCGTTCTGGCTCTAGGTTTCCTAGATACACCGAGAACACTGGAAACAAGTCATCCGTTCTATTTGGATTTCCAAGTCTCCAGAATCTGAAGACTATTCTTAGTGCTTTTGTGAAATTTTGGATAGATTACCAGGGCAGAGGTGGTTACTATGGCTTATCTTGCTTGTAGGTGTTTATTCTTGAACACCTAGGCAACTGGAAACAAGTGGGAGGCAGTGAAGACCTGTTTTGAGGGACTGTCCTTTAAGATAAGTGATTGGAGGAGGGCCGTGGCAAAAGGGAAAGGAGACAAAGGTGGAGTGAAGTTTGCTGGCAGAGAAGGGTTTCAGAGAAAGCTCACTTAACAGCAGAAACGCATGAAGGGTGATGATAAGGTGGAGTTTGGAATGAAGACTCGCACCGTCTGTAAAGGAGAACCAATGCTTGCTGGGTGTCATGGTTTACTCTGAGTTCATGGGATACTACCCAATGCAATAACGTGAACAAATCATTTTATGAATGGAAATCACTATGGAGTTAATGATTGGACATGGGTGGCAAGAAACGGGGACCTAAATCTGGACCAGCATTTGGGTTGATTTTGAGTGATTCAGAGCACTGCTAGGGGTTGGCGTGGAAAGAATGGTCCTTCAGGAAATCCTGTCTTCTATATTTCTTGACATCAGTAGTAGGTATAAGGCACTGTGCATTTGGCGGAAACACAGTTGCAATTTCAAGAGGGGAAACTCCTAATTCCCTGATAGAGTCATCAAGGCTATTTGGTAGGGGGCTTAAATGAGGGAATGCTGACTGACAGAGCTTGGCTTCAGCCGTTCCTGTGTTGCTCCTTCCCATGCCCTTTCTCAAATGGATCACCAGGACGACCACTAGGAGCACACTGGGCAATCAGCTTGAGTCAGTGCAAGAGTGGCTTCTGTTCTCTGATGTTCTtggaggatttttgtttgtttgcttttgttttaaaactttttttctgaaacacTGTAAAGTTTAAGAACTTGAAAGCCTaacaataaacattaaatatttaagagaaaaagcattttaaaaatggaaaaaatattttctacaccCAGTAAATCTtagtttgaattttttcttttcttttttcctttaatgacATAGGAACAGAAAGTTTTCCCAAATGCAACCCCAAACTATAGTCAAGTAATTGCGAATCTATTGCTTTACTGTTAGGTTAAAACAAAATCCATAGTACCCTGCACTGGACCAAATAAAGACTTGAGACCATTTGGGggtttttctagaagaaaaaagacaagtatTATAGGAAGCTGTCTAGATCTGTCCCGAGTGTCAGGAACCAAAGCCCCTGAAGTTAGCTCATATCTAGACACCAGTcacagtatttttaaatgcaaagaacAGAAATTGTATCAAATTTATGTGGTATAATAATAAACCACTTAACAAATATTAATAAGCTCCTCCTTGGTATTAGGCACAGAGGGTCAGATGATGCATTGGCCCCCATCAACTCTCAGAATAGGTATCTGTTCTATAGCAGATGCAAATATGCCAGGAAAGAGCAGCTCAGTCTATAAGCCTGAGTCCTGAGTTAGTCTGGAAAAATAAACTACAGCTTTGTGAATAGATCTTTGTAGAACAGTATGGCCCTGTGACATAAATCGCTACGTGCATTCAAAATACATCCACAGTCATCTTCAGGTTGGCCTCTGTGGCTGTGGACACTGAGACTCTGGGCCTGGGAGGAGTGAATTGGCTTGgaggttattttttattatattattattattattatttgtggagGAAGATTACCAACCTAGGTCTAGGGCCATCTATGTAATATCCTCCTAAAATTagcaatgaatatgttttattttagctcTTGGCCTTTTAGTGCGGATGCTGGCCCTCAACTGAGAGACATCAGAAACTTGTGACAATGTCTCAGATTTGCATTATAGTCTCTGGAAGACAGAGTCGTCATGGATCAAGTTCCCTCGGCCTCTGGAGAAAAATCTGTGCTGTTTTATAACTGGACTATTTTCATAAGTGATGTtttataagacaaaacaaagcaattaatttttttgttgttgtggtggtcaACACGGCTCTGTTTAAAGAACAGGGATGTTGTAATATGGGTTGACAAAAGCCAGGGAAGCTACAGTTGGAAGAGGAGTTAAATGTCACATTATCAGCTCCAAACTTGAAGCCGCTCCAAAGCATTAAGTTAATGTGGAAAAATGatacatttaagaatatttttaatgcaaCATTCAATTATCTTAGTTTGACATCAGCCTTAGGGTTGAATGGTCTTCACTTGCCAGAGGTTGTCCCTTAAAGAAGGTACGTCTTACCCTGCTTTTGTCTCTTAACAATGATTAGTCTAGATAATGATACCAGCTCATCTGGTTTCTTGGAGACTGAGGTTACCTTAAATGAGGTTATATTAATAAGCACTTAGTGGTCATCACATGCAATACCGGTATTCAGCCAGGAGAAAATGGATGCTTCACAGCTGTGGTCTTGTGGAACAAACCGTAGGCAGGGGGCAGAGCAAGCCTTAGGGCACTGCCATGCCCAGAAGAGAGCCTATGAGTTTGAAACTGTTCTCACTGAAAAGAAAATCCTTTGACGTTTTAATCACTCCTAGTGTGCCCCATGCCAACAAGTGTTACAGGCCTCAAGCTGTGGGGAAAGACCTAGAGACTGAACCAGTGTGGACATATTAACAGTTCCCCGGATGACTGCAGCCAGGCCACGCAGGCTGTCTGCtgcccctctttcccttctcctcctgtcTGCCCTGTCTTTTCTAAACAACCCTGCCTCTGAAAGAGTCTCCCTTTTTTCTGATTTGCTTTGTTCATTCCATTCATGTTCCTGTCTCTCCATCTGGActtcttcctgccccctcccagTTTTGCTTCACTTATTTCtctaataaatattatatgttcGCCATATATGAATCATATGGAGGTCCAGACTTGCTCACAATTCACTGTCCTCAGTGCCTTTGATACTTATGAACATAAATATTCACCCACTTATTCTACTGTGCCCATTTTCtacctttatttcttcattcacttTTATACATTTTAGATGTAATTATCTACACACAAAATATACAcgtgaagggctggagagatggctcagtggttaagagcactgcctgctcttccagaggtcctgagttcaattcccagcatccacatggaggctcacaaccatctgcaataagacctggtgccctcctctggcatgtgggcatacatggaggcagaatgttatatacataataaataaataaatctttaaaaaatacacatgtgacatgaaaacagaagaagggTTATTTCGGGGAAGGAAGGACACAGGAAAGCAGTGGGGGAGATAGAAATAAACACTGCACCATGACAGATATGTATGAAAATTCATGTTGAAACTCATTTTTGCACAGcaacttaaatattaaaatcaaagaaattaaaggcCTACTGGTCAACTAATCAGACAAAAAATTTCTATGCATACATAAAGACCCATAGGTGAGTGACATATTCCACCACTTAAAAAGGTAGAAAAGTGGAggatgcagagatggctcagcagtttagaacactttctgttcttccagatgacctgagttcagttgccagcacccacactgggtagaTTACAACTGTCTATGGCGCCAGTTTCAGTGactctgaggccctcttctgcccttcGCCCGGGCACACAtgacataaatgcacacacacacgacataagCACACAAGTGCGTGcgcacacaagagagagagagagagagagagagagagagagagaggtcatggCACAAAGAACGACACGAAGCATCTCTGTCCTCTTACCTCTTGTCCAAtggccttcctctttcctcttagGATGTTCTGTCACAGGCCTCTTGGTCTCTTTCCAATGCCGGAATAGTGAAAAGTCTCATGCTGTCAAATTCAAGAATAAATACAGTTAAGTGAACATTAGAAAGATCACATGCGATTGTGTGAGGAACCACTCGGGAGTTAGTGCAATGGCTGAACTTAAAGCTTGGCAAATCCACTGCGTGACTGTATTGAATTATTCAGTTTGATGGGCGAGAGAGGAACAGGAATAATAGAATCTAATAGCTAGTGATAATGTAAGAAGTCAGTGCAACTTAAGAGTGTAGTGAGTACGATATAAGATGTTAGGTGCaattagtaatttttattaaataccttcctcactgtctgtgtctcctctTCTTTGCATCCCTCTTCTAGAATGAACCGCACCGCCTATACTGTGGGAGCTTTGCTTCTCCTCTTGGGGACCTTGCTACCGGCagcagaagggaaaaagaaagggtcCCAAGGAGCCATCCCTCCTCCAGACAAGGCTCAGCACAATGACTCCGAGCAGACCCAgtccccaccacagcctggctccaggaCCCGGGGGCGGGGCCAAGGGCGGGGTACTGCCATGCCAGGAGAGGAGGTGCTGGAGTCCAGCCAAGAGGCCCTGCACGTGACAGAGCGCAAGTACCTGAAGCGAGATTGGTGCAAAACTCAGCCCCTGAAGCAGACCATCCACGAGGAGGGCTGCAACAGCCGCACTATCATCAACCGCTTCTGCTATGGCCAGTGCAATTCCTTCTACATCCCCAGACAcatcaggaaggaggaaggctcCTTTCAGTCTTGCTCCTTCTGCAAACCCAAGAAATTCACCACCATGATGGTCACGCTCAACTGTCCTGAGCTACAGCCACCCACCAAGAAGAAACGGGTCACACGCGTGAAGCAGTGTCGCTGCATATCCATCGATTTGGATTAAGCCAAAGCAGGCGCATCCAGCCTGTCATAGCCATGCCGAGAGCCACACCTAAACCACCCGATTCCTACTTGGCTTAAACCTAGAGGTCAGAAGAACCAGCAGTTGCTTCCCGACTGGAGGCTGCTTATGCATAGTGTATGCGCATGAGTGTGCATGGGTGTTGCGTGTGTTTCCAAACACCAGCGGAAACAACCTCTGCTAGAAGGCACTTCCTGTTACTCTGCTTCAGACGGTGGGAAACGCCCACACCACCAGACCCAAACCCACAGGGGCAGCGCTGTAGTTGGCTTTGCCTTTGTGTTCCATGCGCCCTCCTGGGCACCAGAACTTCACTTGAGAATGAATACTAACGAAGAGGTAACTCCGAGGGCTGCATTAGACTTGGAACCGTTCAGTGTTTGCTCTTTTCTCCCACAACCTAtccctttctttgctctccctgaTATCTCAGTCTTAGCCTGTGTCCCTAAATTAATGCATTTGATCATGGGTGTAAATGTTTTCCAACCTGTGATGAACCTCCAGAATGTGAGGAGACGGTGATGGAGGACAAACGAGATGGAGGATTGACACAGGAGCGTTGAGGCTGAGCACCAGTCTGGGACACTGAAATTCAGTATTAAGATGTCCAGAGTTTGAAAGCTGTTCTCCACAAACAGTGTGAGCCTTACTTCGTGAAAGGCTTTTCCTGATATTTAAAAGAACCGAGATGCACGGAGGTGaaatataatcacacacacacacacacacacacacacacacacacacacaaaacccaattttctgtgtctgtctctgtaatCTCCTGACACTATCTGTAACccaaaattaaaagtgaaatattGACCACTCCTGTTTTAAGAACCaagtgagagaaacagaaagaaacatggCCTCCCTTTTTACTTTGCCTCTCAGGGGGACAAGTGAGAGTCTTGCACACTGGgataggaaaagacaaaaaaaaaaaaagaaaaaagaaaagaaaagaaaaccctcctTAGCTTAGTTTTGCTGGATTAACATTGCTTTTCTGTTATTCCTGCGAAATGCTTCTGAGATGCACAACACTGTGCTAACAATCCTGCCTTTGCTGAACACCTCTGCCAATAAGGAGTTGTCTAAAATGAGAGAGCTACCTGCTCCTTTTGAGTTAGACATGAATGGCGGCTTTTCTGTTTTGACTCTCGTTAGGAAAGGACCAGAAAGGGGGCAGAATCAAAGGAATTGTGGCCGGCTAGGTAGTGTCTGGAGGAGAGCTAAGGGCGGAGACTGCTTCCAGAAGGTCTATGAGAAAGTTCCATCAGGACAGCAGAGCACTAGGTATATTAACAGGCTATCTATTCCCAGTGGGTCAACTGGGCATTGCAATCATTATGCCTCTATGGATGTCCTCTGAATACTTCTAGGCTCTCCAAATGCCTACTTAGCACTTATGTAAGGGCCAAAATGAAAGGTAGCCTTGATACATTTTGGCCTGGTTAAGCAACACTCCTTTAAGACTGAGATTCTAGCTATAAATGcccttttttgtcttttcctctcagAGTCCCTAGTTAAGTTATGTGTCATTTGGAATGTGTCATTCACTGCCCATCAAAGCTGCCACAGTCAAAGAACCATTGGATGTAAAGAAACTATTTTGGTCTAGTTCTCTCCCATGGGAAATCTACATGGAAACCACGCTGTAAGACAAAAACCTCCTTGAACCCCCAAAACACTGGGTCTCATTTTGAAAGTTGAAAAGTCGCTGCTGAGGATTCCATAGTAGATGAATTTGTGCAAGCCGAGTGTGCGTGCTTCACTGGTACTGTATGCTCCTTCCCTGAATCTTTGTGTCATTCACACGCACCACCCACGTGTCACAGGATGGATGTAATTTGAGCTCACAAATGCAAAGGCGAAGGTTTGAGGGAagtgaagaaaactaaaagaggaagaaactgaacaTTTAGAACCACACCAGAGAAGAAAGGTGACATTCAGTGCTAAAACACACTGAGTCTTAATTCTGCCACAAGCATGCACTATTGTTATAAAGTAAGAGTTAGGTTGGCGGCCACAGTCACCTTCCAGGAGCTTAGACAATAGTCTCTCATGTAAGCTGGATTTGGTTCACGTGAAGAGGATTGCCTCAAAATGAACTTCACGGGAACAATCAGCTGCATAAGTAGCCTTAAAGCACATCATTGACCAAAGAGGGAAATGCCTGCCTTCCTCACCATGCTTAGATCAAGACCCTCACAAATTCACGTCCTTCATCACTTATCAGAGATGCTCTGTCTGTGGCTGAGTTTGGACTCATCAGTGACATGATGATGTGTATTTTCTCCAACACTGTAGTAAAACTGTTTTATGGTAAGATAGTTGTGATCTCGATCTTACCTATTAAAATAATGCCAGATACCAAATATGAATTTTCTGGTGTTCTCTTTGTGCTTGGTACTGAAAGAGAGAAACCACACACCTTGTAAGTCTGAGAGCTTCTGCGCAACTCTCCTCTTCACAGCTCAAAGGTATAAGCGAAAAATCTGGAGGGAAGGATAATTTCCACCATGTGGAATGTGAATAAACAAAAAGTTATGGTTATTTAATGTAATTATGAATTCAAGTCCTTTGGTTACTGTGATTTCaaacatgctttctttctctattttatatgaCGACCTCTGAGTTGGGCAAAGAAGAAACTGGCCATTGTACGTTGTTAGGGACTTTTGTCAGGTCAGAGGGAAACGCATGTTGTCACATATGAAGAGATGTTACCGAGTCAAGGATGAACTTGCATTCTTTAAAATTGGTTGTTGCTTGAAGGTTGACACTTCTGAAACATTTTAGGGAAGACTTAAGTGTTATTTTGAGATACTTAAAATGTACGTATACAACCAAATCACAGACAATAATGCCTAGTCCACAAATACATATGAACAGAACATTTCTAAATGAGAAATCCGAGCTGAAAGAAATTCTATTGATTTGCCATTCCTCAAGATATTTAACACCATCTACATTGTGTATTTAATCtgctttaatcatttttaaacaataaaggTTATTATATAGGCTATGATCGAACTACCTTGCTATGAATGAGGGTGAGGTGGGATTTAATGGTCTCAGAAAAGCTAATTTGGCTTAAAGTTTTATGAATCTgtaattagaattttatttttaccctAATAACATACTATCTAACTGTTGCAAAAAAGCAATCAATAAATTAAACCTCTtcttttggtgtatgtgtgtttgaatttTAATGTGGTGGTTGTCTCTCAGTAGGGGCTAGGGGCAGGGAGGCGGGCAGGAAAGGGGTCAGGGATATACTTGAcccagaaaggaggaagaagcaaagtACAATGAGCTCTCTTGTTTTAAGATGAATCTATCCAAAACACCCAGATC includes:
- the Grem1 gene encoding gremlin-1, translated to MNRTAYTVGALLLLLGTLLPAAEGKKKGSQGAIPPPDKAQHNDSEQTQSPPQPGSRTRGRGQGRGTAMPGEEVLESSQEALHVTERKYLKRDWCKTQPLKQTIHEEGCNSRTIINRFCYGQCNSFYIPRHIRKEEGSFQSCSFCKPKKFTTMMVTLNCPELQPPTKKKRVTRVKQCRCISIDLD